Proteins from one Buchnera aphidicola (Kurisakia onigurumii) genomic window:
- a CDS encoding FliG C-terminal domain-containing protein codes for MNLSGIQKSALLLMIMNIELSSKVLTYLTQKEIQKIFLLNSELEKIPENIIKEVIHEYRSLYNKINDKKKIQKNNLLKILKMGLGQQKGIKLFEKINQKKNFLLNIKYLNSIPSKDIFDLIKNENIEFISIILMHIKTKKYKKIFSFFNLEIQSNIIIKISEFQFLNDSAKIELSNILDKIIYLHKLKTKKNENLKIIKNMLNSKYVEKNNIILKNIYKKNKDLTNNILLKNFTFQNILKISDSGIKKILLNIDIKTIYISIFDKNKIFKNKIIKNMSENQLNLFNCEINKKNFYSPNLIYEKQEIVLKKIKLMLNKFELSILDIEN; via the coding sequence ATGAATCTTAGTGGAATACAAAAAAGTGCATTATTATTAATGATAATGAATATAGAACTAAGTTCTAAAGTATTAACATACTTAACACAAAAAGAAATACAAAAAATATTTTTATTAAATTCAGAATTAGAAAAAATTCCTGAAAATATAATAAAAGAAGTTATTCATGAATACAGAAGTTTATATAATAAAATAAATGATAAAAAAAAAATTCAAAAAAATAATTTATTAAAAATATTAAAAATGGGATTAGGACAACAAAAAGGAATAAAATTATTTGAAAAAATAAATCAAAAAAAAAATTTTTTATTAAATATAAAATATTTAAATTCAATTCCTTCAAAAGATATTTTCGATTTAATTAAAAACGAAAATATAGAATTTATATCTATAATTCTCATGCATATAAAAACAAAAAAATATAAAAAAATATTTTCATTTTTTAATTTAGAAATACAATCGAATATAATTATTAAAATATCAGAATTTCAATTTTTAAATGATTCTGCAAAAATAGAACTAAGCAATATTCTTGATAAAATTATTTATTTACATAAATTGAAAACAAAAAAAAACGAAAATTTAAAAATTATTAAAAATATGTTAAATTCAAAATATGTAGAAAAAAATAATATAATATTGAAAAATATTTACAAAAAAAATAAAGATTTAACTAATAATATTTTGTTAAAAAATTTTACATTTCAAAATATTTTAAAAATAAGTGATTCAGGAATTAAAAAAATATTACTTAATATAGATATAAAAACAATATACATATCTATATTTGACAAAAATAAAATTTTTAAAAATAAAATAATAAAAAATATGTCCGAAAATCAATTAAATTTATTTAACTGCGAAATAAATAAAAAAAATTTTTATTCTCCTAATTTAATATATGAAAAACAAGAAATAGTATTAAAAAAAATAAAACTAATGTTAAATAAATTTGAATTATCTATACTCGATATTGAGAATTAA
- the fliN gene encoding flagellar motor switch protein FliN gives MQDKNLNVEKEKSIQNKENLNENEIIHETEENNTSKNQDKDILKIKNEFENISKNFIENESKTDKIKLKDKKKYKNNFKNFKILEEVPVNIVVELGKKKIKIKDLLKLKTGSILTLNKVVGEELNILINNHVIAKGEIVVTEEQYGIRITHIQE, from the coding sequence ATGCAAGATAAAAATCTTAATGTAGAAAAAGAAAAATCTATACAAAACAAAGAAAATTTAAATGAAAACGAAATAATTCACGAAACTGAAGAAAATAATACATCAAAAAATCAAGATAAAGATATTTTAAAAATAAAAAATGAATTCGAAAATATCAGTAAAAATTTTATTGAAAACGAATCTAAAACAGATAAAATAAAATTAAAAGATAAAAAAAAATATAAAAATAATTTTAAAAATTTTAAAATTCTTGAAGAAGTACCAGTAAACATAGTAGTAGAATTAGGAAAAAAAAAAATAAAAATAAAAGATTTATTAAAATTAAAAACAGGTTCTATATTAACTTTAAATAAAGTAGTAGGAGAAGAATTAAATATTCTAATTAACAACCATGTAATAGCAAAAGGAGAAATTGTAGTCACTGAAGAACAATATGGAATAAGAATTACACATATTCAAGAATAA
- a CDS encoding FliI/YscN family ATPase, which translates to MIKRMDRWLEKINNFRKKIEYFPELVKYGCLTSSIGLLLEVKNLQLPIGSQCVIEKILSNGNILYIESEVVGFKNKKIILMPFQDPEGLSPGSRVYPKNFNKNNTIEKKIPVGFNLLGRVVDCFGNALDGKKKIKFDEFVSITNKTINPLEKSPINSILDVGIRSINTFLTIGRGQRMGIFSTAGVGKSMLLTMITKFTKADIIVVGLIGERSREVTEFIKSIQNNINIKNIIVVVSTASNPALVRVQASLYSVRIAEYFREKKKNVLLIIDSLTRFAMAHREISLSLGEIPSTKGYPTSVFSKLLLFIERCGNGKNKEGSISSFYTILTEGEGESDPVSETAKSILDGHIILSKKYAESGHYPAIDMEKSISRAMPNLVEKEHYYQSCYLKKIISIYNENKDLINVGAYIHGSNPNLDEAIKIWPYLEKFLQQDMFNKCSFESSYEEFIKLLKK; encoded by the coding sequence ATGATAAAAAGAATGGATCGGTGGTTAGAAAAAATCAATAATTTTAGAAAAAAAATAGAATATTTTCCAGAATTAGTTAAATATGGATGTTTAACTAGTTCTATAGGATTATTGCTAGAAGTAAAAAATTTACAACTTCCAATTGGTTCTCAATGCGTAATTGAAAAAATTTTATCTAATGGAAATATTCTATATATAGAATCAGAAGTAGTTGGTTTTAAAAATAAAAAAATTATTTTAATGCCATTTCAAGACCCAGAAGGTTTATCACCTGGATCTCGAGTATACCCTAAAAATTTTAATAAAAATAATACAATAGAAAAAAAAATACCTGTTGGTTTTAATTTGCTAGGAAGAGTAGTAGATTGTTTTGGAAACGCGTTAGATGGAAAAAAAAAAATTAAATTTGACGAATTTGTTTCTATTACAAATAAAACAATTAATCCTTTAGAAAAATCTCCTATTAATTCTATTTTAGATGTAGGAATACGATCAATTAATACTTTTTTAACTATTGGTAGAGGGCAAAGGATGGGAATTTTTTCCACAGCTGGAGTTGGTAAAAGTATGTTATTAACTATGATCACAAAATTTACTAAAGCTGATATAATAGTAGTAGGTTTAATTGGAGAAAGAAGTAGAGAAGTTACTGAATTTATTAAATCTATCCAAAATAATATTAATATAAAAAACATTATTGTTGTAGTATCTACTGCCAGTAATCCTGCTTTAGTAAGAGTTCAAGCTTCACTATATTCCGTACGAATTGCAGAATATTTTAGAGAGAAAAAAAAAAATGTGTTACTAATTATTGATTCTTTAACTAGATTTGCTATGGCTCATCGAGAAATATCTTTATCTTTAGGAGAAATTCCTTCTACGAAAGGATATCCTACCTCAGTTTTTTCTAAATTATTATTATTTATAGAAAGATGTGGAAATGGAAAAAATAAAGAAGGATCGATTAGTTCTTTTTATACTATACTGACAGAAGGTGAAGGAGAAAGCGATCCTGTATCAGAAACCGCTAAATCAATTTTAGATGGACATATCATACTATCTAAAAAATATGCTGAATCAGGTCATTATCCGGCTATTGATATGGAAAAATCTATTAGTAGAGCAATGCCAAATTTAGTTGAAAAAGAACATTATTATCAATCTTGTTATTTAAAAAAAATAATTTCGATTTATAATGAAAATAAAGACCTTATTAATGTAGGGGCATATATTCATGGATCCAATCCTAATTTAGATGAAGCAATAAAAATATGGCCGTATTTAGAAAAATTTTTACAACAAGATATGTTTAATAAATGTTCTTTTGAAAGTTCTTACGAAGAGTTTATAAAATTATTAAAAAAATAA
- the ligA gene encoding NAD-dependent DNA ligase LigA, whose translation MQCNNKKLKKLKKKISYHAYRYYTLDNPIISDIEYDLLIQKLQKLEKKSKNFQKNDSITKKIGLKMLNFFKIKKHFTPMLSLQNIYNVEEIEVFKKKIQKKIKKKVFSLSCELKIDGLAISLLYKKGILIRSLTRGNGIKGEDVTLNSFNIKNIPKFLNSKYQIPEIIEIRGEIYMLSSDFKKLNQKKNILCNTIFSNSRNAAAGSLRQNDPKITKERKLMFFCHGYGICKMKNIPNNHYDMIKKIKSWGIPVNKNIFLTNKINEIQKYYFYFQKKRDLLNFEIDGIVVKINDLNDQKKIGNTNKYPKWAIAIKFSPYEKQTKILNVDFQVGRTGIITPVARLKPIKISGVIIKNASLHNRYEIKRLKILIGSTVLIRRAGDVIPYVVKVVNTTDKNFLKMKKIIFPQNCPSCNTKIIEENNMKISRCNNYFNCIEQLKKKLEHFVSRNAFNIIGLGPHIIHKLFSNKIVLIPSDFFKLTVQNLKNIEGIKEKKANNIIQSLNIAKKISLEKFIYSLGIHGVGISVSKYLSKNYINVQNFINANLKDLLKINKIGKNIANNIISFLKNKDSMLIILKLIKHVKFEKKNLFILKNKKNFFLNKKIVITGKLIKFTRNEINEILKKNGFIIQNIVSKNTDFLLCGKYTHKSKKLIKSKKLKVKILNENEFLILIKNII comes from the coding sequence ATGCAATGTAATAATAAAAAATTAAAAAAATTAAAAAAAAAAATTAGCTATCATGCCTATAGATATTATACATTAGATAATCCTATTATTTCAGACATAGAATATGATTTATTAATTCAAAAATTACAAAAATTAGAAAAAAAAAGTAAAAATTTTCAAAAAAATGACTCGATAACAAAAAAAATTGGTCTTAAAATGTTAAACTTTTTTAAAATAAAAAAACATTTTACACCTATGTTATCTTTACAAAATATCTATAACGTTGAAGAAATAGAAGTTTTTAAAAAAAAAATTCAAAAAAAAATAAAAAAAAAAGTTTTTTCTTTATCGTGCGAATTAAAAATAGATGGTTTAGCAATTAGTCTTTTATATAAAAAAGGAATTTTAATTAGATCTTTAACTAGAGGAAATGGAATAAAAGGAGAGGATGTTACATTAAATTCCTTTAATATTAAAAATATACCTAAATTTTTAAATTCAAAATATCAAATTCCAGAAATTATTGAGATAAGAGGAGAAATATATATGCTTTCCTCAGATTTCAAAAAATTAAATCAAAAAAAAAATATATTATGTAATACTATTTTTTCGAATAGTAGAAATGCAGCTGCTGGATCTCTCCGTCAAAATGATCCTAAAATAACAAAAGAAAGAAAATTAATGTTTTTTTGCCATGGATATGGAATATGTAAAATGAAAAATATACCTAATAATCACTATGATATGATTAAAAAAATAAAATCTTGGGGAATACCTGTAAATAAAAATATTTTTTTAACTAATAAAATTAATGAAATACAAAAATATTATTTCTATTTTCAAAAAAAAAGAGATCTACTAAATTTTGAAATTGACGGTATCGTAGTTAAAATTAATGATTTAAATGATCAAAAAAAAATAGGGAATACAAATAAATATCCAAAATGGGCTATAGCAATCAAATTTTCTCCCTATGAAAAACAAACCAAAATATTAAATGTAGATTTTCAAGTGGGTAGGACAGGAATAATTACACCAGTAGCTAGATTAAAACCAATAAAAATATCAGGAGTCATAATAAAAAATGCTTCGTTACATAACCGATATGAGATAAAAAGATTAAAAATATTAATTGGTTCTACAGTTCTAATACGCAGAGCTGGAGATGTTATTCCATATGTAGTGAAAGTTGTTAATACTACTGATAAAAATTTTTTGAAAATGAAAAAAATTATATTTCCTCAAAATTGTCCATCTTGTAATACTAAAATTATTGAAGAAAATAATATGAAGATTTCCAGATGTAATAATTATTTTAATTGTATTGAACAACTTAAAAAAAAATTAGAACACTTTGTATCTAGAAATGCTTTTAATATAATAGGATTAGGTCCGCATATTATTCATAAATTATTTTCAAATAAAATTGTATTAATACCTTCTGATTTTTTCAAATTAACGGTACAAAATTTAAAAAATATAGAAGGAATTAAAGAAAAAAAAGCTAATAATATAATCCAATCTTTAAATATTGCAAAAAAAATATCTTTAGAAAAATTTATATATTCATTAGGAATTCACGGTGTTGGAATTTCAGTTTCCAAATATTTATCAAAAAATTATATAAACGTACAAAATTTTATCAATGCTAATTTAAAAGATTTATTAAAAATTAATAAAATAGGTAAAAATATAGCAAATAATATAATTTCATTTTTAAAAAATAAAGATTCTATGTTAATAATTTTAAAATTAATAAAACATGTTAAATTTGAAAAGAAAAATTTGTTTATATTAAAAAATAAAAAAAATTTTTTTTTAAACAAAAAAATTGTTATTACAGGAAAGTTAATAAAATTTACTAGAAATGAAATTAATGAAATATTAAAAAAAAATGGATTTATTATACAAAATATAGTTTCCAAAAATACTGATTTTTTATTGTGCGGAAAATATACGCATAAAAGTAAAAAATTAATAAAATCTAAAAAACTAAAAGTTAAAATTTTAAATGAAAACGAATTTTTGATTCTAATAAAAAATATTATTTAA
- a CDS encoding flagellar hook-basal body complex protein FliE: protein MFFDIILSNYEIIKNNIIDSIVGKKNKNNDFISELKNIKKTFLSNNDEINKNNLDIKTDSIKNTIINNKNSDHKIFSSKFLSDDPNVIPLNDFILEMQKKSITLQILTCVKNKVLRAYHDIMHSNI, encoded by the coding sequence ATGTTTTTTGATATTATTTTAAGTAATTATGAAATTATTAAAAATAATATAATAGATTCTATTGTAGGAAAAAAAAATAAAAATAATGATTTTATATCAGAATTAAAAAATATAAAAAAAACATTTTTATCAAATAATGATGAAATAAATAAAAATAATTTAGATATAAAAACTGATTCTATAAAAAATACAATTATAAATAATAAAAATAGTGATCATAAAATTTTTTCATCAAAATTCCTTTCGGATGATCCAAATGTAATTCCTTTAAATGATTTTATTTTGGAAATGCAAAAAAAATCTATTACTTTACAAATATTAACATGTGTAAAAAACAAAGTATTGAGGGCTTATCATGACATTATGCATTCTAATATATAA
- the fliF gene encoding flagellar basal-body MS-ring/collar protein FliF: MNTRKETESKKHKKNFLQQILILYNKKQKFTLITISFIISIIISFILWNQHPKYELLYTELSQEKNNDFIHQLKNLNIPYQIDKKNNYLYIPKNKIKLAKSILSNMDPIENKNIGFELLDQEKFGISQLNEKINYQRALEGELSRTIQSINGIKHARIHLAIPKNTIFLDEKQNSSAAISLTLKKGIQITSEQIASIVHLVSSSIVNLKPENITIIDQNGKLLNRPGNEILEFNNVRLKYLNEIEEYYKKKIESILIPLLGPNNIYAKVTAEINFNNQNKIEEKYQPNYNKNKQSIRLIQKNNNAEVEPTDTNDFNNVNIQKPNKEKINLLEVKKDYKLQDSETEKNINNKIYPGSSFHNENTVHYELNHSTIHTKINLGDIKHISAAVIINYDKNKNGKYVPLKKQKIENITQLVQESIGYSKKRGDSIKVVNSKFFNSIKPKKNIIIQKNKNSYNKNILLESIIFIFFIFSIFYFRKILSLYNKKKNTIKNDTIIKTIKEKNKKEINSNFNINKSKNIKSKDSEIEFTEISKNKPKIIAKIIRKWINEKYES, encoded by the coding sequence ATGAATACTAGAAAAGAAACAGAATCAAAAAAACATAAAAAAAATTTTTTACAACAAATATTAATTTTATATAATAAGAAACAAAAATTTACATTAATAACCATATCTTTTATTATTTCTATAATAATTTCTTTTATATTATGGAATCAACATCCAAAATATGAATTATTATATACTGAACTATCACAAGAAAAAAATAATGATTTCATTCATCAACTAAAAAATTTAAATATTCCATATCAAATTGATAAAAAAAATAATTATTTATATATTCCTAAAAATAAAATTAAACTAGCAAAATCAATATTATCAAATATGGATCCAATAGAAAATAAAAATATTGGATTTGAGTTATTAGATCAAGAAAAATTTGGAATTAGTCAGCTAAACGAAAAAATTAACTATCAGCGTGCATTAGAAGGTGAATTATCTCGTACTATTCAATCTATTAATGGTATTAAACATGCAAGAATACATTTAGCTATTCCAAAAAATACAATTTTTTTAGATGAAAAACAAAATTCTTCAGCTGCTATTTCATTAACTCTAAAAAAAGGAATACAAATCACATCTGAACAAATTGCATCAATTGTACATCTAGTATCAAGCAGTATTGTTAATTTAAAACCAGAAAATATTACTATTATTGATCAAAATGGAAAATTATTGAATCGACCAGGAAATGAAATATTAGAATTTAATAATGTACGTTTAAAATATTTAAATGAAATCGAAGAATATTATAAAAAAAAAATAGAAAGTATTCTTATACCATTATTAGGACCAAATAATATATATGCAAAAGTAACAGCAGAAATTAATTTTAATAATCAAAATAAAATAGAAGAAAAATATCAACCAAACTATAATAAAAATAAACAATCAATTAGATTAATTCAAAAAAATAATAATGCAGAAGTAGAACCAACAGATACTAATGATTTTAATAATGTTAATATACAAAAACCTAATAAAGAAAAAATAAATTTATTAGAAGTAAAAAAAGATTATAAATTACAAGATTCTGAAACAGAAAAAAATATAAATAATAAAATTTATCCAGGTTCCAGTTTTCATAATGAAAATACAGTACATTATGAATTAAACCATAGCACTATTCATACTAAAATTAATCTTGGAGACATTAAACACATATCTGCTGCAGTTATTATAAATTACGATAAGAATAAAAATGGAAAATATGTTCCTTTAAAAAAACAAAAAATTGAAAATATTACTCAATTAGTACAAGAATCAATAGGATATTCAAAAAAAAGAGGAGATTCAATTAAAGTTGTTAATTCAAAATTTTTTAACTCTATTAAACCAAAAAAAAATATAATCATACAAAAAAATAAAAATAGTTATAATAAAAATATTTTATTAGAAAGTATAATTTTTATTTTTTTTATTTTTAGTATTTTTTATTTTAGAAAAATTTTATCTCTTTATAATAAGAAAAAAAATACAATAAAAAATGATACTATAATAAAAACAATAAAAGAAAAAAATAAAAAAGAAATTAATTCTAATTTCAATATTAATAAATCTAAAAATATAAAATCAAAAGATTCTGAAATAGAATTTACAGAAATATCAAAAAATAAACCAAAAATAATAGCAAAAATTATTCGTAAATGGATAAATGAAAAATATGAATCTTAG
- a CDS encoding FliM/FliN family flagellar motor switch protein: MKKNFYLFNHLNKKKCFDTKKNILLKNFLCYNPEIDFNKIKNLSNFLKKIGIEISTHIQKKLIKFFEIEILTNYKNIEINNHLYNSIKKKTIYNLSFTYFENQKNYILIYLPVNFTHYIINKLFGFKKNKENIKNTNENYINSITTKHFNKKIIILITKKIIYFLQKKILLNMNILYFKFFTNKKEIHNDIINKNIVKISFELIIDDWKEILYCEIPFIFIKFLKNKKKNIPINNIFDKKNKSISVKNINNVKIEIIAKLTNIRTSFSKISNLSIGDIIPIKKPKKIIFFLENKPILNGNLINYNMFYSCYIKNFIKNK; encoded by the coding sequence TTGAAAAAAAATTTTTATTTATTCAATCATTTAAATAAAAAAAAATGTTTTGACACAAAAAAAAATATTTTATTAAAAAATTTTTTATGTTATAACCCAGAAATAGATTTTAACAAAATTAAAAATTTATCAAATTTTTTAAAAAAAATAGGAATTGAAATATCTACACATATACAAAAAAAATTAATTAAATTTTTTGAAATTGAGATATTAACAAATTATAAAAATATAGAAATAAATAATCATTTATATAATTCAATTAAAAAAAAAACAATTTATAATTTATCATTTACATATTTTGAAAATCAAAAAAATTATATTTTAATATATCTTCCTGTTAATTTTACTCATTACATTATTAATAAATTATTTGGTTTTAAAAAAAATAAAGAAAATATAAAAAATACAAATGAAAATTATATTAATTCTATAACTACAAAACATTTTAATAAAAAAATAATAATATTGATTACAAAAAAAATAATTTATTTTTTACAAAAAAAAATTTTATTAAATATGAATATTCTTTATTTTAAATTTTTTACAAATAAAAAAGAAATACATAATGACATAATAAATAAAAATATTGTTAAAATTAGTTTTGAATTAATAATTGATGATTGGAAAGAAATTCTATACTGCGAAATACCATTCATATTTATTAAATTTTTAAAAAATAAAAAAAAAAATATTCCTATAAATAATATATTTGATAAAAAAAATAAATCTATATCTGTAAAAAATATAAACAATGTAAAAATAGAAATTATTGCCAAGTTAACAAATATTAGAACATCATTTTCCAAGATATCAAATTTATCAATAGGAGATATAATTCCTATTAAAAAACCTAAAAAAATAATTTTTTTCTTAGAAAATAAACCTATTTTAAATGGAAATTTAATAAATTATAATATGTTTTATTCTTGTTATATAAAAAATTTTATTAAAAATAAATAA
- the gltX gene encoding glutamate--tRNA ligase, with the protein MIIKTRFAPSPTGFLHIGNIRTALYSWLFAKKFQGSFILRIEDTDSNRSCSKYSTHIIDTLNWLGLKWDEGPYFQSKKIERYKDIINFLLEKNHAYRCYCSKNRIIKLREQQLLKKEKPRYDGFCKNLKIQKNSTHVIRFKNPQNGTVIFQDKVRGEIIFNNSELDDVVIQRSNGLPTYNLCVIVDDYDTKITHVIRGEDHINNTPRQINILNALKFTVPQYAHLSMITNEQKTNLSKRDCLTNILKYQKDGFFPESILNYLIRLGWSYKNQEIFSREEMIELFSLHSVKKSSSSFNLKKLLWINHYYLNKISINNLVVLFNEYCIKNKIILYKNIDLKEIIILFKKRCSNIKELVKSCWYLYKNISNYDTNLLKKYVLIYKKEIFLSLIKKFLELNNWEQKNIVSFLKKYSLNNQLTMKDISMLLRVILTNSINSPNITSIIILLGRKKVLHRINFIINAYIKKV; encoded by the coding sequence ATGATAATAAAAACAAGATTTGCTCCTAGCCCTACTGGATTTTTACATATTGGAAATATTCGTACAGCTTTATATTCTTGGTTATTTGCCAAAAAATTTCAAGGTTCATTTATTTTACGTATCGAAGACACTGATTCTAACCGTTCTTGTTCAAAATATAGTACACATATTATAGATACGTTAAATTGGTTAGGTTTAAAATGGGATGAAGGTCCTTATTTTCAAAGTAAAAAAATAGAACGATACAAAGATATAATTAATTTTTTACTAGAAAAAAATCATGCTTATAGATGTTATTGTTCAAAAAATAGAATAATAAAATTAAGAGAACAACAATTATTAAAAAAAGAAAAACCGAGATACGACGGATTTTGTAAAAATTTAAAAATACAAAAAAATTCTACACATGTGATTCGTTTTAAAAATCCACAAAATGGAACAGTTATATTTCAGGATAAAGTAAGAGGAGAAATAATTTTTAATAATTCAGAATTAGATGATGTAGTAATTCAAAGAAGTAATGGTTTACCTACTTATAATTTATGTGTAATAGTAGATGATTATGACACAAAAATCACACATGTAATTAGAGGTGAAGATCATATTAATAATACTCCAAGACAAATTAATATATTAAATGCATTAAAATTTACTGTACCTCAATATGCTCATTTATCAATGATTACCAATGAACAAAAAACAAATTTATCTAAAAGAGATTGTTTAACTAATATATTAAAATATCAAAAAGATGGGTTTTTTCCAGAATCAATTTTGAATTATTTAATAAGATTAGGATGGTCATATAAAAATCAAGAAATTTTTAGTAGAGAAGAGATGATTGAATTATTTTCTTTACATTCTGTAAAAAAATCTTCTAGTAGTTTTAATTTAAAAAAATTATTATGGATTAATCATTATTATTTAAATAAAATTTCTATAAATAATTTAGTGGTATTGTTTAATGAATATTGTATTAAAAATAAAATTATTCTTTATAAAAATATTGATTTAAAAGAAATAATTATTTTATTTAAAAAAAGATGTTCTAATATTAAAGAATTAGTAAAATCTTGTTGGTATTTATATAAAAATATATCAAATTATGACACAAATTTATTAAAAAAATATGTTTTAATATATAAAAAAGAAATTTTTTTATCTCTAATAAAAAAATTTTTAGAATTAAATAATTGGGAACAAAAAAACATTGTATCATTTTTGAAAAAATATTCTTTAAATAATCAATTAACAATGAAAGATATTAGTATGCTATTAAGAGTTATATTAACAAATTCAATTAATTCACCAAATATTACTAGCATAATTATATTATTAGGTCGGAAAAAAGTACTACATAGAATAAATTTTATTATCAATGCATATATAAAAAAAGTATAA
- a CDS encoding FliH/SctL family protein: MSKNFSKKNWIRWYPEKINFLKNESENHNNESDLNIKKKSKKKKINYQNNLNKKNELILMKEKNNIYQQGFKEGKNYALKKLNNTVYIKLENLFFDFQKSLKKLDKVFSSYILKLSLKILKDIIGIKEINTQDFLEHKIKKIIQTDFSDAIEKKIIIHPKNKLFVDKKLKKIIKMYNWKIIYKNDIPVEGCKIISEIGNVDATLNGLWKDLYRVYKSEDNII, translated from the coding sequence ATGTCTAAAAATTTTTCGAAAAAAAATTGGATTCGTTGGTATCCTGAAAAAATTAATTTTTTAAAAAATGAATCTGAAAATCATAATAATGAATCTGATTTAAATATAAAAAAAAAATCAAAAAAAAAAAAAATAAATTATCAAAATAATTTAAATAAAAAAAATGAATTAATTTTAATGAAAGAAAAAAATAATATATATCAACAAGGATTTAAAGAAGGAAAAAATTATGCTTTAAAAAAATTAAATAATACAGTATATATAAAATTAGAAAATCTTTTTTTTGATTTTCAAAAATCATTAAAAAAATTAGATAAAGTATTTTCTTCATATATATTGAAATTATCATTAAAAATTTTAAAAGATATTATTGGAATAAAAGAAATAAATACTCAAGATTTTTTAGAACATAAAATAAAAAAAATTATTCAAACAGATTTTTCTGATGCTATAGAAAAAAAAATAATAATACATCCAAAAAATAAATTATTTGTAGATAAAAAATTAAAAAAAATAATAAAAATGTATAATTGGAAAATTATATATAAAAATGATATCCCTGTAGAAGGATGTAAAATTATTTCAGAAATAGGAAATGTAGATGCAACATTAAATGGTTTATGGAAAGATTTATATCGAGTATATAAATCTGAGGATAATATCATATGA